The Molothrus ater isolate BHLD 08-10-18 breed brown headed cowbird chromosome 6, BPBGC_Mater_1.1, whole genome shotgun sequence genome segment AAGAGACCTCATCAGATGGTGCCATTTCATTCACATCCCACTTCCTCTCAATTCCTCTCTACCTCAGTGGTAATGTTAAAAATGTTGATATTACTGAGCATTACTGCTGGCTTCTTTGTTCATATTCACAGATGGAACCAGGATAATTCACAAATCAAAGTGTTTATTGTAGTCTGTTTACATGTATCTGCAGCAGTGATCTCTGTGTGATGTTTGGAGGCTTCATCTTTGAAGCAGAGCAGTGAGTGGTACTTTCTGCTAGAAAAAGAAACCAGGCTATTTGGGAAGCAAAGAAGAATGGTATGGAATGCTTCCTACAACTAACCCTTAATGTACAGCACCTTGCTGTGTTAAATGCCAAAAATGCAGAGTAGAAGAATTTATTCAAGGAAATTAATATTAAGGCTTTATTTATTGAAACATATTTGAAATAGGCAAATGCGActctgttattaaaaaataaagaaaattttcatgattctgcatttttccccttaactgttttttatttcaatattttacatttctgaaaatttcagaaaaaggaaaaaattcagaaCTTATGTTCTCCaacaatttcttcccatttcccTAGAAAGTACTGAGATTCAACCCAGGCATGAAACTTCAAACTACTACACATTTTCATTGGACAAACCAGGTTGTCCAATTTTCCATGGGACCTGTAAAGCTAAGGGAGGGTTCTAGGTTCTCCAAGACAGCCATAACCACTGAAGGACTGTATAACTCCAATTTCcatattttgcttaaaaagaCATAGTGCCTGGTTAATATGTTGGAATTACTTACCTCAAGTTATCACTAACCATGTCTTATGTCAAAGCCCAGTTTTGCTTTCCTAATACTGCTCCCAGACTTCCAATATGTTCTTTTAGTGCCTTTTTACCAAGAACAGTACTAGAGAACAGAGTAGTTAATGTGGAAGCTGCAGAAAACAGACAGGTGATTCCTCTGCCAGAATGTTCAGTCTCTCCTGATGGGTGGCTGCTGAGTGTTTCAGTCCCCAGTGAAGCCAGAGGTGCTTGGAGCAATCTCTACCAAAGGTAGTCCCAGAGCAATGGTGACAAGCCCAGCCTTGTTCTGACCGGTGATCAGGGACCATTTGCTTACACCTCTTTCACAGTCATCTCAGCCAGACATCAACAGATCTTCTGAATCTCTGTGTCCCACCATGGAATTCCATAACAGCCTGTTGCTACTGTCTGCTGCATATGTGAAATGTCTCTATCTGAAGCTGTGATCTTCATTACCCCTGGGACTTTACCCTGTAAGTGGAAGGCCTTAAATAACAGCTTGGACTTTTCAACTATCAGACAGTACTCTGCTGTATGTCTTCAGGGATGCATAAGTATCCAGAAAAGTTTTGTTGTCAAAGAGGTTTGTCCTAAACTTTACCaagtatttttcatattttacaaAGTGAGTTTTAAAAGCTTTGCTGATGTGTGATGAACTGCCATGAAAGTTTGAGGATTTGAGGTTTATTTATTAACCTGGGACTCAGGGACCCTTGtcagccagcagggacaggtaAAGGAGCAAGAGCACTTTGCATAGATCCCTTGAACTGAAACATTTGTGCCAGTCAGTGGTGGCCTCATCTCTTGGCATTACTCAGTAAGGCACAGTTGCATTGTAAAGATAGAAAAGATCTCTCAGTTAATTTATGGCACCTAAAACATATTATCAGGCTCCTAGTTGGGAAGTACTAAAAGAGTTTGTAGAAATACTTGGTTTCCTATTGTCCTACTCTCATTATGCTGTCTTTTCCCAGGCTGAAATTCTCTCACTGATATTTTTTGTTACAATTGTATCTATCAAAATCTTTGGCGAAACAGCAGTTTATAGGAAAGTATCTGTTTGCTTCTAAATTGTTTATGTCATGGAACACAGACAGGCAGAATAAAAACAATCAGCTTTACACCTAGCTGCTATGGCACTGTTTTGCTCTGCCAATACAATATTTTAGGAATAATCAGGTAGAAAGGAAGCAGCCATGGCTGCTCGTATCTTTGTTCTCTCCTGTCTGAATAGTTGCTCAGCTAATTAGATCCAAGTATATGAAAATAGTGAGAACCTTAATTTGAAtaaatgtttgaaataattttaaatcccTTCACAGCTCATTGGGTTGAATTTATATACTGGTGTACTAATCCTGCCCAAAGGGTCAGCAGAAGATATTATGATCTGTATTGACAATGCTGTTGAACAAACTCATTTTTTATTCAGcttcactgacttcagtggaTTTGCATTTGGAATTGgctcttcaaagaaaaacagctcTTTTTATTATATAAAGTGTTTCCTAATAGTTTCTTCCTTTGGACTTCaattttgtgtctgtgtttgcCATGTATCCTAGTTCTCCCTGCCAGAATGGAGGAACATGCATTGATGACAATGGTTTTGCACCCCATGCTTCCTGTCTATGCCCTTCTGGTTTCGCTGGCAACTTCTGTGAAATAGATAGAGACGACTGCGAATCCAGCCCGTGTGAGAATGGAGGAACATGCACAGATGTTGGTGTGGGTTTCAGCTGTTCTTGTCCCCATGGCTATACAggaaagctctgcagcagccgTGTCACTTTCTGTGCAAGTGGCCCATGTGAGAATGGAGGCACTTGCAgtgagcatccccagggagggTTCGAGTGCATCTGTAAACCAGAATTTGTTGGCGTGACCTGCAAACATCCCAGCAAAAACACAAGCCTCTCTGGAACGAATATGGAGACAAAGCATATGCAGAATTACAAGCCACTCTCAAAAGCTCACCATAGATCAGTGCATCAACAACAAGAAATCCTGAAAATAACAGTGAAAGAAACAATTCAGAATGCAGATCCCTTACTGAGTAGAAGCCAGGTGATATGTTTTGTTGTGCTGGGCTTGCTTACATGTCTTGTTGTCTTGGGTACAACTgggattgttttcttttcaaaatgtgaaatgtGGCTTGCTAATGCCAAATATAGTCATCTCCTGCGcaagaaaaagaacttttttctgAAATCTAACAATGGGGAAAACCTGTCAGTTAATATTATCTTCCCAGAGAAGATCAAATTGACTAATTACACTAAGAACTACACTGCCATCTAGGCCCTTGAAAGCCAAGCAGCATCTTGCAACTTTTCATAGCAATATGTAAAATTTATTGCCTGTGTTTGGCCTCAGTATTTGTGTGTATATTTGCTGTAATTTGTTCTGAATGACCATGAAGAAATGTAATGTATCTGTCTTgctaaggatttttttcattccccaaaataaaaggttaaaaaaaaaggattagaAAGCAAgcaatgttattttaatttctcttcaaGGCAGCTactttttgtaaaataaaaaataacttatCACTGCAACTGTATTGCAGCTTTCTTGTCTTGTGCATAGTTCATTTGGCAAGTACAGTACTTGCAAATTACTCagtaatgctttttttttctttttaataaacagCAGTTAAGGGCTATactggtttatttatttatttatttctaaaccTTACTCTACAGCAAGGTCTGCAACAAGTGTCCATGCTGAACTCATTTGATAGTCTTTAGAAATTGCAACCAGCAGGAGCAAATTCACACTGATATCTCACCTATTCAGTCAGTGTTGCTATTTTTACATGCTTATAAGAGAGATTCTGTAGAATCTTAGAGGTCTTTGGGATATTAACTTCAGGTTAAAGGTCTCTCACTTGAAAACCTGCATCTATAAATTGTtctatttatctattttaaaatgttaaaaaggtgttcaatgtctttctttttagagACCTTGTAGAGATTAAAGGATCAGATTCTGATTTTTCTATAAATACTCCTTAAAGACCTCTGCTAAGTGAAGTATCCTTCATGACTGTGTCatgtggagaaaggaaaagatgtcACGTGTCACCTGAAATAGGACAGCTGCTTTTAATTcttcacttctgctttttctgccaCATTTCAAGGACAGGACAAGGTTTTCAAGAAtcaaaagcagcagtggaaaaCAGGCAAGGGGTCATGAAAGCCATAAAATTGTAAGGGGCCTGAGGGCAATGAGAACTCTTAACCTCCCTGAGGAGCCTCCCCTGGGGCTTTCACCCACCTCCTGCCCACGGGACCATTTTGGGTCAGCCCAGTACTGCTGGTTCTGGTCTGAGCTGTGCTTTAACCGTGCTGGACTCCACCTCTGCCTGCACTTGGTCCTTGGACTACCTACAGTAGGTAGTCATCTGCTGAAAGGACCCTTTggacctgtgctccagccttgtctgcttttgctgctgccaggagcccaCGGGAGGCCCCTGGAGCTGGTTCATCACCTGCTGTGTCTGGAAGTGCCAATGGGCCCGGTtaccagcaccagctccagccGTGTGTTCAGCTCCTGTGAGCCTCTGGGGCTGGTGAGGCCATGGCTCTGTctgtcccaccctgggcatGACCCTCCTGGCCCTCCCagcttttttcctaaatggCCAGCCTGACACTGACTGCTCCCTGTaagaaaaacaatcaaaaggaaaaaaaaaaaccacgaAAACAACGAAACCAATCACTGCCAACAGCAGTGCCTAAAGGTGGCTTTAACTGCAGTTTTATAACAATTTATTTCCCCAGCCACCCGAGATAGGAATGATTAGCAGCTTCTTCTCAGCTCTCATAACTATGCTATTCCCAAATCCATTAACAGCTgctcaatttaaaaaaagccttaaaGCACATACATGGCATTAtagtaggattttttttgttcatgcCTCTCCGAATTGCTACAGGTATATAGCAAGTTTGCTGTATTGCTGATAATATTTGCACATATCATAGTATTGTGATGTAGTGCTAAGAGGAAAAATGGTACTCAGATACTACTGTGGAAAGTGTTGAATTCCAGATAACTGGGTGAaaactttaaatgaaaaagatgCTCCTTCTCAAAGCTCTTGTTGGAAAGACAAACATTTATCAAACCTAGCAACTTTTCAGTCAGCTGTAGGGAAATTTGAAGACTTAGAAACCAGATGAATGTCAAACCAGGCAAGCAGAGTTGAATTTCAAGCCATGAAACATGAGTCTTAGGAGTTGACACACTTCTTTCAAAAcaatatgttttaaatatgtAATTCAGTATTGTGCATTTTAGCATTATTAGATATATATTAGGGTTAATTTTGAGATAACCAGAAACATGCATAACTCGATTGGGTATCTTGCAGCTTTGATTTAAAACCAGTTACAACTTTAGGTATCTGCTAGGAATCAGTGGTTGAATTCTTGAGCTGCCTGTACACCTTCCCCACACCTTTGAGCAGAGGCTTCCTTAACCCTTACAGCTTGGTCTGCTCCAGAACAGAACAAGGCTTTATGTAACAAagctttgtattttaaaaatacaaagcttAGGAAGTTATAATTCATATTTATAAACTGTCACCATTTTTATTTGACTATGGTGACCCAGTGGGCAGTTCCTCCATCACAGTGCATTTCTTCATATGTAGACAGAAGAGCATTTTTGAGAAAAGATCATTTGCACAGCATGGAAGAAGAATTGATTTCAACTCCTAGTATCCTTCCTATCGTTGGTGGTCTATTGTCCTGCTACCTTCTCCAAAGGGAAAATGTGTTACCTTAAGCATGAAAGTCTGGAGAAAATAGTATCTGTCTTTAGCTTCTTCATTCCAGGAAATAATTAAACATGTATGTTTGTTTCTTATATTTGTGCTGCTAGTGTAGTGAATAGCTCCAAAGCTTTATCACCACACAAGTGACAGACAACTGGGATGATAAAAAAGATTATGGATCAATAGCCTGCAACTGGTCTCCAAAGCAAGAAGTTTCAAATAAGCATTGTGCATAAACACTGACATAAGAGCAAAAAGATAGAACATTGATACCAGTTCAATTATATGTTAACTCCATGTATTTTTTATCAGTGGACAGAGAACAACATATCTGTGATACCCATTGCCATAGGTACCAACCTATGTTGGCATGTTTCGCATTTTGATTTCTGAATGTTCTTCTTTAATCAAGCAACTATGCCTCTGAGATTCAAACTCACCTCCCTGCCTTTTTGCCTgtgtaaacaaaaaaataaataagggcAACTAGGCTGAGGGATGGGTTAGGACAGTGGGACACTTTGTTAAGGGCATTAGCTCCTTCTTGTCCCCAATGCAtggggggaatttttttttttttaattttaaccaCCTCCCTTTGAGCCATCTTAGTCTCTGTGttaaccacaaaaaaaaaaaaaaaaaaaaaaaagaccacaaacaaaccaaaaataaccAAACCCGATATTCCACAAATATCTGGTTTTTTGAGATAGGTCGTGgatgctttttgcttttccagtttGGTTTGATTGTTTTGAGCTTGTTTGGgagagttttggttttgggtttttttgaggggagGATGTTGGCTTGGTTTTTTaccagggaggggaaaaaacaccatGGTGGGGAAGAGGTCTGTCTGATGCAAAAGTAGAACATATGAAGGAGCAATCACTGAATTCTGGAGAAGAATATCTGAACGGTGAATACATACATGGTTTTTCCTTTTACCACCATTCTTGATGTTGGCCCATAAACCAACAATGCATGCATTGCTTTGGATCAATGAGGATTACATCTGTAAGTGCTAAACCATCTGCTGGCGATACatccacagcagcccagcttAGTTTGCTCTTCTAGGTTGATAGCATGAGGTTCTGTTTTCAAAGAAGTATTTAGATTCAAGTGGACCACAGTACTCCTATTTAAAACAGACCTTCAGCTTTTGAGAGTGAAGCAGTGTTAAGGATCTGGCTGCAGGAATATGTACATCCCTGAAAATAACAGGGCAGTTTGCACTGGCCCAGTACAATACTTTTCACAGCTATGTCATTCCCTCTCCAAGTTCTCAAATTTGCCTTGGCAAATTTATTTACTATCACAGCCTGAAGGGCAAAACAATTTGCTATAGATATggaatgctttttgtttttataaatacagaACCTTCCTGGCAGAACTACACGTGTATGCATCCAGAGAACATGAAATCATTGCACATGTACTATACATACATTGTGAATTTTCCAAAACACATCTCCTTTACTATGCATTTCTTGTGAATGAGGCATGGACAAATCCTGTGTTCCTGGAAGTCACACAGCCTAGGAAAATATCCAGTTATGCCTGGCTTAGGTGGAAGAAATGTCTTGAGAGAAGACTTTTGTAGTTTCTCAACCCATGTTTGAGCCAGCACTTGAGGtccacacagacagggcagctTTGTTGCATCTCCGTGGCCATTAAATGAGAGAAACCCAGAAAAATTTACTGggattttgtcctttttaacATCAAGTAATATTTTGAAGTCTCTCTAAGTTTTCTTGAAGGAGATGAaggtacattttaaaattattatggTGAAGGTTGTTTTAAAACTTTGCAAGAGGAGGAATAAGACTTCATGTAAAGGGgaatatttcagtttcaaatATAAACTGAACTGTTGATCTGGGATTTGAAGAACcattgaattaattaatttttggttATTAGCTCTAAGACTCAAAATGAtcatttttcttgcatttcagtCCCCTGTAGGTCCTTGAGATGGGGTGTGCTGAAATTCCTATCTGAGGGTCTCAGAGAAGTCCATGGGTACACAGTGAAGAATGTGACCATTGTCCCTAGCAATCGAGACAAATTCTGCAGGCAAAGAGCAGCCTTCTTATATTTTCATGGTCTCTCAAAGTCAAGTCTGAGCCACTTCAAAGAGGCTAAAATATGAAAGTGATATAATGTAGAAGAGGGAATTAGCCAGGctcagtgagaaatttttattaGACCAAAAATGGTTTTATAACATGAAGTTTGTAgcaaaaatattgttttatgCTCTGTCTCTCcatctgctttcctctttcaaaaCGTCCTTACTATTAGTTCCAGTCTTCACCTGTGTCTGCCCGCTTGATGGCAGCATTTGAACACAGAACCGTTTGAATATCCTCAAACCGCTCCCTTCGCATTTCACATTGGAAAGTTCGTAACCCACTCCGGGTGATTGGTTATGGGAAAATGGCAAAAACAGAGAACCAGAACATGCCAGTAGTCCTTCACCTCTAGGTGACCACTGCTTCTGACATGGTGAGCTACAGCAAAGCCACATCTGCATCAGCAGAGAAAGACAGCAGTGTTTCCCCAGAGAGAATTAGTGTTCTCTTTTGGAATTAAACTGAAAGTAGAATTTGGCCATCCTTCCAACTTGTCCATGGCTTTTGGTAGCCCAAACGCAGACACTGTGTACTTTTAAAGGGTTCAAGGGCAGTGTTGGCAAGTGCTGGAgagggctttgagcaatctaTTTGTGTCCCTGACCACAGTACAGGAGGtagaactagatgatctttaacgTCCTCCTCAATCCAAACCACtctaggattctgtgatttataaAGAACACTACATTAATGAGAGTAGCTTAAATTAAAAGTCACTGAGAGGAAATTAGGAATAATGAAAGAAtaaccaaaaaaatattttatttaaattcagcTAAATGAAAAGATTTTGATATACTGGTATGCTCCTAGGCTCTCTCATTttgcttgaatattttttttaacccagaAAAGGCATGCACAGCAACTTTGTCAATAATCTAATATCCATTTTTATGCTTCTCACACTGTATGGTGAGATTTTTATTTGCCTGTCTCTGCCTTTTTGGCTTTCTAAGGTGCTCAaattggaaaaaggaaaatattaaaaagatttttcatttttaaaaatatttttgtaccaAATTGAAGGACAGAACTTCACTCAGATTTCCAGAGCAGATGCAGGCACATCACAACTTGCTGGGAGCTGTTCATCTACAATATTTCCAGCAAGAAATAGTTAATATTTCAAAAGGCTAAATAAACCTGGAGTTATTCCATTCTACTTTCCAGTGTTTAAATTACTGGAAGAATTACATGAGTCCTGCATTTTATCATGGGCAAATGTAAGCTTTGAAGGGATTAAGGCCTGTACTCTCACCTGtgcctgtttttcttccttaatgGGACTTGGAGGACTAAGGAGATCCGACTGATCTGGTGGCTGGGAGCCTGGATTGCTGGGAGATATGAAAGGCACCCTGTTTTCAAGGAGTGTTGGAGTAGTCCCTGTAGTTTTGAGCCCAAGAAAGTTTTTGATGCCTCCTTGCTGAGAGAGAACAAAGATTGCCTGGAAGCCAGAGATGAAAGCGAAAGGATCACGTGTGGGCTTACTGTTGGGAAAGAGCCATAAAGGGACCAAGTCTGATGTGGAGCCCTGTCTGAGGCAGTTTTTCTTTAGACAACTGCAGGGCTGTTATATTCTAAGAGATTAGCTCAGCAGGGGAGATCTCAGTTTGTGCTTTATAGAGCACGTGTGAGGTTGAGGGAGCTAagagggagaagctgcagctttaTCAGGTTTGCTCTGCACAGATGCCCGCAGGCCCAGTCCTGTTCTCCCCTTCAGAAAGATGGAATTGTCCAATAGTTTCAATGAAACTGCTGCTGTTACCTTGGGGTGTCGTCTTCCTTTTGAATATCAGTCCTTTTGATATTTTGCTCATTACTGCACAGATTCTGCATTGATCTTGGCTggagattttcatttttctatccTACGGTTATgatcttcattaaaaaaaaatagtactgATGAATGAAAAAGGGTGCAAAAACTTCAGGCTGTCCCCCAGTCTCAAGACTTTTCCTCTCCCGAGAAAAGGTTAGAGATTGTTAGCCCTGTTGGCCAAGTTACAAAATTGTGATGTGCAAATGGCTTTCCAGTAGCTCCCTCCAGTTCCTAAGTAGGTAGATCCAGGGTAATCATATCCATTGACATCATTTCCAGAAGTATGGATTTGGGGAAAAGGGAGCTTCTTTAATATTATGCACAGTAGTGTCTCAAATCCATCTGTCTTTGAGAGCAATTACAGTGGCGTggataaaagcaaacaaaacagaatgGTGGTAGAGCATTTAGAGTGGAAGGTCATGCCCAAATTGATGCAGCCATAATCCACTAACAACTTTAGCAAAGGGCTTCATGTTCTACTTAGCAGAGGCACacaaaaaaggagaagaaaatggagaaatagCCCAGTTTAAAGAGACAATGGAATGGTAAGTCCAAGCATTTGCTTTGAGGATGTGAAGTAAAACAGTGGGATGGTCTCCACAGAATCCCAAGACAGAAGAGGAATGAAGGCCACCCAGTTAACCTGGAAACAATGAAAGTCCTCAAAGTCCTTGTCATTCTAGCAGGCGCAACTAGCTTCAGGCAGGGGAGGAAATCTAAGTAGGTGGCGTAGCTAGAAGAAGCAGGGAATTTAggctttgttcttttcttttgttcccCCTGAGATGTGCTGTTTAGATTTGCCATACTCTACCCAATTGCTTACAGGCGGCAGGGCATGTGTGACCACTACAAGATGGTGAGGAATAGGACATCCTGGTATGGAGGAGTGTCCACCGTCCCTTGCACAGTTTAAAGAGAGGCAAGAAGTGAGGAGGCTGAAATGGGATTGATGATATTCAGCAAATGGGTTTGATGACATTCAGCCTGCCTGAGGTCCTTGCACATGAAAAGGGCAAGttggaagaaaatacatttgcagTTTAATTCAATGTATATTCAGCAAAGACTATCCTAAATAGCTGAAGAGCTTTCTGTTTGTATCCCAATGGTGCCTGTAGTTGGGCAAAAATAGTGTCATTCCTTTGGGCAGGACCATGATGTAAGTCTTCCAAAAAAGCAATTGTAGCTGAAAAGGACTCCTTGctgttctttcttctctttggtCTTTGGAAGAACTTGATGTAGAGGAGACAAAATGTTATTGAAGCCTGTGGTACAAATGCTGGAGCATTAAACTATCAGCTTAAATAGGTCTTCAGATGTATTCACATAATAAACACTTACATATGTTCTGTCTCTTGTGGGCAATGCTGAGTTTGCAAATGAGTGAGTTTCCACTGAAAAGTTCCAGCTAAGGCTGCCCACAAGCTTCTGCCCAATCAATACTCATgttttttctacagaaatacaTTTGTCATAAAGTTCCAGTGAACACAACTgattgtatattaaaaaaaaaaaaaaggaacactTTGAACATGGACAGCGTTTGCTTGAATGTTTGCAAGGTGCTTTAGCAGACTATGGCTGTGGCAGTGAGCGATGCTGTGACTAGATGGTGCACTTGCCATATTATACATAGAAACTATGATTAGAGTGGAGATAGCTGCTTCTTGCACAGGTATTTGTGAAAGCTCTGGTAGTGATTACTGTGTGCATATCTGTCTTTGGGGGAGGATAATTACAGCTATGGGAAAAGGGGGAACTCTGGATTTTGAGAacatatattaattatatactGAGTATATATTCAGTATAATAAGTGCAAACAacctgtagaaaaaaaaaaagaaaaaaaagaaacaacacaaTGACTAACAATGCATTCACACCACACTATCATATTTCCATCCAGTCATCCAGCAAATCTTATTCACTGCTGTTTATGTTGTCTTGTTGACATTTATACTGTAAATCCTGCCTGCACTGAAACACGTCTGATAATCCTTTCAatgagcctgggctggggctgaaaTAGCAATGCCTGATGAATATCATCAGCATTCAGTTTTCCCATGCTTAGTCTCTGGCTCAGACTAATGTTGTTTTAAGTCTCAGCAAAAAAACAGCTTGGTTTCCAAGGATGAGAAGATATAGTCTCTTCTacttgttatttaaaaataactgacaGTCATGTTGAAGCATAACAGCACTACTCTGAGGGCTGCTCATACAGACTTGATGTCCTTTTGACATGAG includes the following:
- the DLK1 gene encoding protein delta homolog 1, which gives rise to MGLRAAGILGCCCCLLPLVLPAAPGVTCKAGCHPENGFCEFPSECRCQPGWQGALCNQCVPFPGCLHGSCAKPWQCICEEGWVGSLCDIDIHPCSAKPCTNNSTCIETGDGGYICLCAQGFTGKNCHLKKGPCIINGSPCQNGGTCIDDNGFAPHASCLCPSGFAGNFCEIDRDDCESSPCENGGTCTDVGVGFSCSCPHGYTGKLCSSRVTFCASGPCENGGTCSEHPQGGFECICKPEFVGVTCKHPSKNTSLSGTNMETKHMQNYKPLSKAHHRSVHQQQEILKITVKETIQNADPLLSRSQVICFVVLGLLTCLVVLGTTGIVFFSKCEMWLANAKYSHLLRKKKNFFLKSNNGENLSVNIIFPEKIKLTNYTKNYTAI